A window from Musa acuminata AAA Group cultivar baxijiao chromosome BXJ3-10, Cavendish_Baxijiao_AAA, whole genome shotgun sequence encodes these proteins:
- the LOC135650688 gene encoding uncharacterized protein LOC135650688, which produces MGDRGVVGVADDMGEGMQCVDHPYRSNPGGVCGFCLQEKLGKLVSSSKSSPFSPLQPPPSSSSSPTSFRSDGGVSGGGLGLGLGLGLTSRPSRTGAASGGRRTRFPFLAASHSNKKKKSSGGSGGYGNGARNVMASVSTAAGITDSGSAANDSGIVLKRSKSTAPRTAGTLAQGRGGGGIGDPAVAESPRKKSFWSFLYLSSASSASSSSSAVHSSNINRRKSTSSSSGEGCDKDVNMKLHLQRQVNASDKLVAKEEAATAAPEQGENGVKEAESPNARQAAASSFGRKVARSRSVGCGSRSFSGDFLERISTGFGDCTLRRVESQREAKPNIGLHLNYDNDGEQRQPRMKVRFKCGGLFGGFGTMYAYWLSAAAAEDDLDDSSSSRTSAATPAPSATAAARGRTRSWSLAFASPMRAFRPYSSSKPLYAIHNAASAAPATNIISSINGSNGGKGHKLHSNPSFLAVES; this is translated from the coding sequence atgggAGACAGAGGGGTGGTGGGAGTAGCGGACGACATGGGGGAGGGCATGCAGTGCGTGGACCACCCTTACCGTAGTAACCCGGGCGGGGTATGCGGCTTCTGCCTGCAGGAGAAGCTGGGCAAGCTGGTGTCCTCCTCCAAGTCCAGCCCCTTCTCCCCGCTCCAGCCCCCGCCGTCATCCTCTTCCTCACCCACGTCCTTCCGCTCCGACGGTGGTGTTTCTGGCGGAGGGCTCGGGCTTGGACTGGGACTTGGACTCACCTCCCGTCCGTCACGTACCGGTGCCGCCTCTGGTGGCCGTAGGACCAGGTTCCCCTTTCTGGCCGCCAGCCacagcaacaagaagaagaagagcagcggCGGGAGTGGTGGCTACGGAAACGGCGCAAGGAACGTGATGGCTTCGGTCTCCACCGCAGCTGGCATCACGGATTCTGGCTCTGCGGCGAACGACAGCGGCATCGTTCTAAAGCGGAGCAAATCTACAGCACCGAGAACGGCTGGAACCCTTGCGCAGGGTCGTGGTGGTGGCGGCATTGGAGACCCCGCCGTGGCAGAGAGTCCTCGAAAGAAGAGCTTCTGGTCTTTCCTCTACCTCTCCTCTGCCTCTTCCGCCTCGAGCTCCTCTTCTGCGGTCCACAGCAGCAATATCAACAGGCGAAAATCTACCTCATCGTCGTCGGGCGAAGGATGCGATAAAGATGTCAACATGAAGCTGCATCTGCAGCGGCAAGTGAATGCATCAGATAAATTGGTGGCCAAGGAAGAAGCGGCGACCGCCGCCCCCGAGCAAGGGGAAAACGGGGTGAAGGAGGCGGAGAGCCCAAACGCTAGACAGGCGGCAGCGTCATCGTTCGGAAGGAAGGTGGCCAGATCCAGATCGGTGGGCTGCGGCAGCAGGAGCTTCTCGGGAGACTTTCTGGAGCGCATCTCCACCGGGTTCGGTGATTGCACCCTCAGGAGAGTGGAGTCCCAGCGCGAGGCCAAGCCCAACATCGGCCTCCACCTAAATTACGACAATGACGGAGAGCAGCGGCAGCCGAGGATGAAGGTGCGGTTCAAGTGCGGAGGGCTGTTCGGTGGTTTCGGGACGATGTACGCGTACTGGTTGTCGGCGGCCGCGGCCGAGGACGACTTGgacgacagcagcagcagcaggacctCGGCCGCAACCCCGGCTCCCTCCGCCACCGCTGCTGCACGAGGCCGAACTAGAAGCTGGAGCTTAGCCTTTGCGAGTCCAATGAGAGCCTTCAGGCCATATTCCTCCTCTAAGCCCCTGTACGCCATCCATAACGCTGCTTCAGCTGCGCCGGCGACCAACATCATTTCCTCGATCAACGGTAGCAACGGCGGCAAAGGGCACAAACTCCACAGCAATCCATCGTTTCTAGCTGTTGAAAGCTAA